The Bacteroidota bacterium genomic interval TGTAAAACAAAGAACTGAGTCAAAAAGTCTCATTGTGTTGGTTGCGGATGAGCAGCAGCTTTTACGGTATGTAAATGATGTGCCGGAAGCAGCATGGGACCTGATTGAAACGTCAGAACGTCCAATTACGATCATTTACGATAAAGCGATAGGATTGGCTCCTTCTGTTATAGCCGAGGATGGCTCTGTTGGTATACGCATTGCGAAAGATGAGTTTTGCCAAAAACTCATCCGAAAATTCGGCAAGCCGATTGTTTCAACTTCGGCAAATATCAGCGGAGAACCGGCACCTTTAACATTCAATGAAATAAAAAAAGACATAATCGACCAGGCCGGCTACGTGGTAAAATGGCGTCAAAACAACAATAAAAAAAGCCAGCCTTCTGTTATCATAAAGCTGGCTAATAATGGAGAATTTAAAATTATAAGGAAGTGATTTATAGGGATGACATCCCTTAAAGCGCAATGTCATTAAGTTGGATGATAATTATTTGAATTACAGGGGGGTTAAAGAAC includes:
- a CDS encoding threonylcarbamoyl-AMP synthase: METDIQKALEVLRSGGVILYPTDTVWGLGCDATNEQAVSKIFSVKQRTESKSLIVLVADEQQLLRYVNDVPEAAWDLIETSERPITIIYDKAIGLAPSVIAEDGSVGIRIAKDEFCQKLIRKFGKPIVSTSANISGEPAPLTFNEIKKDIIDQAGYVVKWRQNNNKKSQPSVIIKLANNGEFKIIRK